One window of the Fervidobacterium thailandense genome contains the following:
- the fmt gene encoding methionyl-tRNA formyltransferase — protein MRILFLGTPEFAAEFLEFLVQENFNIVAVISQKDKPKGRGLKLQPTPVKEVALKYNIPVFQPNNLTQEGLKIVEEFKPDIGIVVAFGRLLKKPFLDALEFYNVHASLLPKYRGAAPIQRAIENGERLTGVTIFRISEGMDDGDIALQRAFEVGECETFGDVYQKMVSTGKELLKEFLLNYPVKLTPQDHSQASYAPKIEKDDLWIDFSKPAECVRNKIRAYDPVPGVRTRLESVEVKLFGACEILNLENVDSTPGKILEVNRDGALISTGNGAVRVKLIQFPSKRPIHFFDAKNGGLVRLGSIFGI, from the coding sequence GTGCGAATACTCTTTCTGGGCACGCCGGAATTTGCCGCCGAGTTTTTGGAATTCCTTGTGCAAGAAAATTTTAACATCGTTGCCGTCATTAGTCAAAAGGATAAGCCAAAAGGTCGTGGCTTGAAACTTCAGCCAACACCGGTCAAGGAAGTGGCGCTGAAGTACAACATTCCAGTGTTTCAACCAAACAACCTAACCCAGGAAGGCTTGAAAATTGTAGAGGAATTTAAGCCCGATATAGGGATCGTAGTTGCTTTCGGTAGGTTACTTAAGAAGCCATTTTTGGACGCCCTCGAGTTTTACAATGTGCACGCCTCACTCTTACCTAAATACCGAGGTGCTGCACCGATTCAAAGGGCAATAGAAAATGGTGAGCGCTTAACCGGCGTAACTATATTCAGAATTTCGGAAGGGATGGATGACGGTGATATTGCTCTCCAAAGAGCCTTCGAAGTTGGTGAGTGCGAAACATTCGGCGATGTCTACCAAAAAATGGTCAGCACCGGTAAGGAGTTACTGAAGGAATTTCTCTTAAATTATCCCGTTAAACTCACACCCCAAGATCACTCACAAGCAAGTTATGCACCGAAAATCGAAAAAGACGACCTGTGGATCGACTTTTCGAAACCTGCAGAATGTGTGAGGAACAAGATTCGAGCATATGATCCTGTTCCAGGAGTCAGGACAAGGCTTGAAAGTGTCGAAGTGAAACTCTTCGGAGCATGTGAGATCTTAAACCTGGAAAACGTGGACAGCACTCCTGGAAAAATTCTTGAGGTCAACCGCGATGGTGCTTTAATATCCACTGGAAATGGTGCGGTGAGAGTAAAACTAATTCAGTTTCCGAGTAAGCGCCCCATTCACTTTTTTGACGCAAAGAACGGGGGTCTTGTAAGATTGGGAAGCATTTTTGGAATTTAA
- the tsaB gene encoding tRNA (adenosine(37)-N6)-threonylcarbamoyltransferase complex dimerization subunit type 1 TsaB, with translation MKIFAIDTSTPRVVACYLDEHVKLLAEVESGEKHGTHVHRIAKMFDGVDFSALDVVGVGVGPGGLTGLRVGISFATALGIGKKFVAINSLELIAYNASFFNGYVVVLRKARQGYLYGAIYLGKGTGELEEVRTPFIQSVEAVRDIVSEFNPKVFLGDGAEFFRTATVLQDWDLPRADNLAILVKGKIEAGQFVDLVEPLYLQKSIAELNFEKRKGQS, from the coding sequence ATGAAAATATTCGCGATCGACACATCCACCCCGAGAGTTGTTGCTTGTTATCTAGACGAGCACGTAAAATTGCTTGCTGAGGTTGAGAGCGGAGAGAAACACGGGACGCATGTTCATAGGATAGCCAAGATGTTCGATGGTGTTGATTTTAGCGCACTTGATGTGGTTGGCGTAGGTGTGGGACCGGGTGGACTCACAGGCTTACGTGTGGGCATTTCGTTCGCCACCGCGCTTGGAATAGGAAAGAAATTTGTTGCGATAAACTCTCTCGAGTTGATTGCTTACAACGCTTCGTTTTTCAACGGATATGTGGTTGTTCTGAGAAAGGCTCGTCAGGGATACCTTTACGGTGCGATTTACCTTGGGAAAGGTACGGGAGAACTCGAAGAAGTGAGAACTCCATTTATCCAGAGCGTTGAGGCTGTTCGAGACATTGTTTCGGAATTTAATCCGAAGGTTTTCCTGGGGGACGGTGCTGAATTTTTTAGAACAGCCACCGTTCTACAAGACTGGGACCTTCCGAGGGCGGATAATTTGGCGATTCTGGTAAAGGGAAAAATAGAAGCTGGACAATTTGTGGATCTCGTAGAACCTCTCTATTTACAGAAGAGTATTGCGGAACTGAATTTCGAGAAACGAAAGGGGCAGAGCTGA
- a CDS encoding alkaline phosphatase yields the protein MKRVTLLAVLLLSLSAFAVNLIFLVGDGMSANTVLLASMLEGRILEIMKLPYTGLTVTYSADSWVTDSAPAGTALFAGFKTLNRAINVLPNGEKVESLFKMAQRAGYATGIVVTCRVTHATPAAVYGAVSDRNDEVTLAKQLSEAGINVIFGGGRDMFLPTSKGGRRNDGLDLVEKMKNDGYTIITKRDELANVKGDKVLGLFAMGHLKPVSERTDEPTLGEMTKKAIELLAASGKPFALMVEGSQIDWESHANDYYGIWKETVEFDEAVKVAIEFAKRDGNTLVVVVGDHETGGLSLSNGGYTINVEQARKGKGTARMFLRQFSISDKAKFAEGLKEWYGINITDAEYNYLRNVPSNQLERELARYISSKMGFGFTTYDHTAGVIPVYAFGPGAEQFVGWMDNTEVALKIMNIMKLKTISFPKVSATAGY from the coding sequence ATGAAAAGGGTTACTCTTCTTGCTGTGCTCCTTTTGAGCTTATCGGCGTTTGCGGTCAACTTGATATTCCTCGTTGGTGACGGTATGTCGGCTAACACAGTGCTTCTTGCCAGTATGCTAGAAGGGCGCATCCTTGAAATCATGAAACTGCCGTACACGGGTTTAACAGTCACTTACTCGGCTGATTCGTGGGTCACCGATTCGGCACCGGCAGGTACGGCACTTTTTGCCGGGTTCAAGACACTCAACCGAGCGATAAATGTGCTACCAAACGGGGAAAAGGTTGAAAGTCTATTCAAGATGGCTCAAAGAGCAGGCTATGCAACGGGTATTGTAGTTACGTGCCGTGTTACACACGCAACTCCAGCAGCAGTGTACGGTGCCGTTAGCGATAGAAACGACGAAGTAACACTTGCAAAGCAACTTTCCGAGGCCGGAATAAACGTTATCTTTGGTGGCGGAAGGGACATGTTCTTGCCAACATCCAAGGGCGGAAGGAGAAACGACGGGCTTGATCTGGTAGAGAAAATGAAGAACGATGGATACACAATAATCACAAAGAGGGACGAGTTGGCGAACGTAAAAGGCGACAAAGTGCTCGGTCTGTTTGCGATGGGGCATCTGAAACCGGTTAGTGAGAGAACAGATGAACCTACCCTTGGAGAAATGACCAAAAAAGCAATTGAATTACTCGCGGCTTCAGGAAAACCCTTCGCACTGATGGTCGAGGGTTCGCAGATTGACTGGGAAAGCCATGCGAACGATTACTACGGTATTTGGAAAGAAACGGTTGAATTCGATGAAGCTGTCAAAGTTGCAATCGAATTTGCAAAACGCGATGGGAATACACTCGTCGTTGTTGTTGGAGACCACGAAACAGGAGGGTTGTCACTCTCTAACGGTGGTTACACAATAAACGTGGAACAAGCAAGGAAAGGTAAGGGTACGGCGAGGATGTTCTTAAGACAATTCTCCATCAGCGACAAGGCGAAATTTGCCGAAGGGTTAAAAGAATGGTACGGAATCAACATCACGGATGCTGAATACAACTATCTGAGGAACGTTCCTTCCAACCAACTTGAGCGCGAACTTGCGAGGTACATCAGCTCCAAAATGGGATTCGGTTTCACCACGTACGATCACACAGCTGGTGTTATACCCGTTTACGCGTTCGGGCCGGGTGCGGAACAGTTCGTTGGGTGGATGGATAACACGGAAGTAGCTCTCAAGATAATGAATATAATGAAACTGAAGACGATTTCCTTCCCAAAAGTTTCAGCGACTGCCGGGTATTGA
- a CDS encoding nucleoside-diphosphate sugar epimerase/dehydratase — translation MSEFKFFEYSPTFRVMMILKALEDGITTHGEIASLAGIVPSLVNKYLKKLKDEGLVDNPNGRYQITEKGKIKLNYLYLSYLSEVVDLYGSIENKFQDIFLKLVGKRELCIFGAGVVGRMLERLITTRSNFHIVAFLDEDERKIGTKIDGIPVISLEDKFQADAIIVASFKNGEKMVRKLLERGVKGVYQLEFTGDRLKLTWRG, via the coding sequence ATGAGTGAATTTAAATTCTTCGAATACTCTCCAACTTTTAGAGTAATGATGATCCTCAAAGCACTCGAGGATGGGATTACCACACACGGAGAGATAGCTTCATTGGCTGGCATCGTACCTTCGTTGGTGAACAAATACCTCAAGAAACTGAAGGACGAGGGACTTGTGGATAATCCAAACGGAAGGTATCAAATCACGGAAAAGGGCAAAATCAAGTTGAATTACCTTTACCTCTCTTATTTATCGGAAGTTGTCGATCTGTACGGTAGCATAGAAAACAAGTTCCAAGATATTTTTTTAAAGCTCGTTGGCAAGCGGGAACTTTGTATTTTTGGGGCCGGAGTTGTTGGACGAATGCTTGAAAGGCTCATTACAACGCGTTCCAATTTCCACATCGTTGCTTTCTTAGATGAGGATGAAAGGAAGATTGGAACTAAGATCGATGGCATTCCGGTCATTTCGTTGGAAGATAAGTTCCAGGCCGATGCGATCATCGTCGCGTCCTTCAAAAACGGTGAAAAAATGGTTCGAAAATTGTTAGAGCGTGGTGTCAAAGGCGTTTACCAGCTTGAGTTCACCGGGGACAGACTGAAACTAACTTGGAGAGGTTAG
- a CDS encoding PhoPQ-activated protein PqaA family protein, with amino-acid sequence MMSSLATLATMFTPPVLRLTHLNYTICFSLQFDKIIVPARKKTFKKRGIVVEHTWKFWTSVAVILIFASVFSALLFGQLDLLEYVRYSGTPSYKVISSFSSLVGGRSFVLEVTSQKWRNMDWIHKVLVYIPRRLSFKSHAIVVINGSAPRDLTQSVNQFVTIAELLGAPVVSLWDVPNQPIFGLREDALIAYTFYQYYQSGEPDWPLLFPMVKSVISTMDCVQEFLQMQGLRVEKFLVTGASKRGWTAYLVGAVDPRVMAIVPIVYDNLNMPKQMRKQLEMYGKFSEQIRDYSRYSFTEMVATSEEIPDLVRAVDPYFYDIPVPKLLILGSNDPYWVVDSSEIYFADLSGPKYIRVFPNEGHDIRNVTEIVNSIRAFFLLCVGESFPTVDWKFDGEDFIVKTDSQVEFARFWYAYSESLDFRKSTWKSFEMGMEHVVQTETGEFLIRAKPNDFLIKDKNLAFFVEIGLIRDGIAFVVTTTPKVLRIK; translated from the coding sequence ATGATGAGCTCCTTAGCGACTCTCGCCACAATGTTCACCCCACCAGTTTTACGATTAACTCACTTAAATTATACCATCTGTTTTTCCTTGCAATTTGATAAAATAATAGTACCGGCAAGAAAAAAAACTTTTAAAAAGCGGGGGATTGTTGTGGAACACACGTGGAAATTTTGGACTTCGGTCGCAGTAATTTTGATCTTTGCATCGGTGTTTTCTGCTCTTTTATTCGGCCAGCTTGATCTTTTGGAATATGTGAGATATTCGGGTACTCCAAGTTATAAAGTGATCTCGAGTTTCTCAAGTCTTGTTGGTGGGCGCTCATTTGTGTTGGAAGTCACCAGCCAAAAATGGCGAAACATGGATTGGATTCACAAGGTTTTAGTTTACATACCTCGGAGGTTGTCGTTCAAATCACATGCAATTGTTGTAATCAACGGCTCTGCACCACGTGATTTGACGCAAAGCGTCAACCAGTTTGTTACCATCGCAGAGTTACTTGGTGCTCCGGTTGTTTCACTTTGGGACGTACCTAATCAACCAATTTTTGGCCTCCGCGAAGACGCGCTGATAGCTTACACATTTTACCAATACTACCAATCTGGTGAACCTGACTGGCCTCTATTGTTTCCCATGGTGAAAAGTGTTATTTCAACTATGGATTGCGTCCAGGAGTTCTTGCAAATGCAAGGTTTAAGGGTTGAAAAATTTCTGGTCACCGGTGCATCGAAGAGAGGTTGGACAGCTTACCTTGTTGGAGCAGTTGACCCCAGGGTGATGGCTATCGTGCCGATCGTTTACGATAACTTGAACATGCCAAAGCAGATGAGAAAGCAACTGGAAATGTACGGGAAGTTCAGCGAGCAGATAAGGGATTACTCAAGGTACTCGTTCACCGAGATGGTGGCAACTTCCGAAGAAATTCCGGATCTTGTGAGGGCTGTAGATCCGTACTTTTACGATATTCCCGTACCGAAGCTCTTGATTCTTGGCTCCAACGATCCGTACTGGGTTGTAGATTCTTCCGAGATTTACTTTGCCGACCTTTCCGGTCCGAAGTACATTAGAGTGTTCCCCAACGAGGGACACGATATCCGTAATGTTACTGAAATTGTGAACTCAATAAGGGCCTTCTTCTTGTTATGCGTTGGAGAAAGCTTTCCTACAGTTGATTGGAAGTTCGACGGTGAAGACTTCATTGTTAAGACCGACTCGCAAGTTGAGTTCGCACGTTTTTGGTACGCGTATTCGGAAAGTTTGGATTTTAGAAAATCAACATGGAAAAGCTTTGAAATGGGGATGGAACACGTTGTGCAAACTGAAACTGGCGAGTTTTTGATTCGCGCAAAACCTAACGATTTTCTCATTAAGGACAAAAATTTGGCATTTTTTGTTGAAATTGGACTGATAAGGGACGGAATAGCTTTCGTTGTGACCACAACTCCGAAGGTGCTGAGGATAAAATAA
- a CDS encoding methyl-accepting chemotaxis protein, which yields MKLSLKYALAVSLLLISFVTILLFVTFNQFAKITRTNVLNVFRLEVEALAKYKHYEPLFATKPSFGYYYVLNSDGIAIFHTDPSKVGIDAKQAVPGLFEYMQKHKSGIYSYVFEGVERHIAFTFDGENFIVHAATKDDLFRDLQRFRRRLFTFGYPLLILISLILGYVFGEFLVKTPKSQLENSNKLFGSISEAIITASTSTAEIKAMAENTEKASLELDKSVEEFAAYLEESRAEVESTLLRIKHFTDTIEDITKSSSKLAELTETLSSLAEKITDISDNITVLAINASIETSKQNIDREGLARIAEMIMDLSNSTRNLAKESKNSLAEVEKVVTSTVLVTEKVSKDLHSVRESLNAIEQVTDASSRNVDRLAQISRSTHEAVEQLYAGIEQLESAINDIKDEVERFGNSMKDIKL from the coding sequence CTTTTAACCAGTTTGCAAAGATTACAAGAACCAACGTTCTTAACGTTTTTAGACTTGAGGTAGAGGCTTTGGCAAAGTACAAACATTATGAACCCCTCTTTGCAACAAAACCATCTTTTGGATATTACTATGTTCTAAACAGCGATGGGATTGCAATATTCCACACTGATCCATCCAAAGTAGGCATCGATGCAAAACAAGCTGTACCAGGGCTTTTTGAATACATGCAAAAACACAAGTCTGGCATCTACTCGTACGTTTTTGAAGGAGTTGAGAGACACATTGCCTTCACCTTCGATGGGGAGAATTTTATCGTACACGCGGCTACAAAAGATGATCTTTTTAGGGATCTTCAGAGGTTTCGCAGAAGACTTTTCACCTTTGGTTATCCTCTACTTATATTAATTTCTCTGATTCTTGGTTACGTTTTTGGTGAGTTTCTCGTAAAAACCCCAAAATCCCAGTTGGAGAATTCCAACAAATTGTTCGGTTCTATTTCCGAAGCAATTATCACAGCTTCCACTTCCACAGCGGAGATCAAAGCCATGGCCGAGAATACTGAAAAAGCATCGTTGGAACTTGACAAATCCGTTGAGGAATTCGCCGCGTACCTCGAGGAAAGTAGAGCCGAAGTGGAGTCCACGTTATTGCGGATAAAACACTTTACAGACACTATCGAAGATATTACCAAATCGTCTTCAAAACTTGCCGAGTTGACCGAAACACTTTCATCTTTGGCTGAAAAGATTACCGACATTTCCGATAATATAACCGTGCTTGCGATTAACGCATCCATCGAGACGAGTAAGCAAAATATCGATCGGGAAGGGTTGGCAAGAATTGCGGAGATGATCATGGACCTTTCGAACTCAACACGAAACTTGGCGAAAGAATCTAAAAATTCTCTTGCTGAGGTTGAAAAGGTTGTTACCTCGACTGTTTTGGTAACAGAGAAAGTTTCAAAAGACCTGCATTCTGTTCGTGAATCACTCAACGCTATCGAACAAGTTACAGACGCATCTTCAAGAAACGTTGACAGACTCGCGCAGATATCACGAAGTACTCACGAAGCCGTAGAACAACTTTATGCTGGCATAGAGCAGTTGGAAAGCGCGATAAACGATATTAAGGACGAGGTCGAGAGGTTTGGGAATTCGATGAAAGATATAAAGCTATAA
- the mutS gene encoding DNA mismatch repair protein MutS, translating to MMQHGKGDLFGNVKLTPMMKQYMEIKERYKDAILLFRLGDFYEAFFDDAHTVSRVLNIVLTKRQDAPMAGIPYHALDNYLKKLVEAGYKVAICEQMEDPATAKGIVKREVTRVITPGTIIEDELLTSENNFLMSLYEQSDGTIHAVLSDPSTGDVIITKFGNIEELVDFVSTHRISQIICSEEFAERLRSVVDVFIDKLDDWYYSDPEETIKGAYGLASIDHFELGASLKPFGALVKYLKYTLNKDAKLKTPRFLEESIYMTLDSTTVENLSLLPGERGKNLYDVLNKTRTPMGSRLLKWVILHPLKDRISIEKRLDTVEVFYEDFLLTNEVREYLDGVYDIERIVSRLEYDNAKPKDLLSLKVTLEIVGPLREALMTNEGLSELFTNLPDLTEVREEIARTIEENIEGELGEGKIVRQGVSKELDEYRELLYHSEEKLREFEEKERVRTGIQKLKVSFNNVFGYYIEVPKGQVKNVPDYYTRVQTLVNAERFTTPELKEFEQKILAAKEKVELLEKLIFKQLCDRIKSHVNELRILAETLSWIDLYTTFAYVAKQYGYTRPELSDDEFVIVAGRHPVVERFVSEFVPNDTYMDKNVRMFILTGPNMSGKSTYIRQVGLIALMAQIGSFVPAKEAKIPVFDRIFTRMGARDDISTGKSTFLTEMNEVALILNKATDRSLVLLDEVGRGTSTFDGISIAWAMSEYIYNEIKCKTIFATHFTELTELASVYNGIKNYTVEVKETKDGVIFLHKVVEGVADRSYGIEVAAIAGLPESIIIRAKEVLDVIVEKSDIEKKVGILKEGQMKKLKAKKAVPEGQLRLF from the coding sequence ATGATGCAACATGGAAAAGGAGACCTTTTTGGAAATGTCAAGCTCACACCGATGATGAAACAATACATGGAGATAAAAGAACGATACAAGGATGCAATACTTCTCTTTAGGCTCGGTGATTTCTACGAGGCGTTCTTTGATGATGCACACACCGTTTCCAGGGTGTTGAACATAGTGCTTACAAAACGCCAGGATGCCCCGATGGCTGGTATACCGTATCACGCGCTTGATAATTACCTCAAGAAACTCGTAGAGGCAGGTTACAAGGTTGCCATATGCGAGCAGATGGAGGATCCTGCTACGGCGAAGGGAATAGTGAAACGAGAAGTTACGCGAGTGATCACGCCGGGAACGATAATAGAAGATGAGTTGCTGACAAGCGAGAATAACTTTTTGATGTCACTTTACGAACAAAGCGACGGGACAATTCACGCGGTGCTCTCGGACCCTTCAACGGGCGATGTGATTATCACAAAGTTCGGCAACATAGAAGAACTGGTCGATTTTGTTTCAACACACAGGATCTCACAAATTATCTGTTCGGAAGAATTTGCCGAGCGATTAAGAAGTGTTGTTGATGTATTTATCGACAAGTTGGATGACTGGTATTATTCCGATCCGGAGGAAACGATAAAAGGAGCGTATGGGCTTGCAAGTATCGACCATTTCGAACTTGGCGCATCACTAAAACCGTTTGGTGCACTTGTGAAGTACCTCAAGTACACGCTGAACAAGGACGCTAAGTTGAAAACACCGAGATTTCTTGAAGAATCTATCTACATGACCTTGGATTCTACAACTGTTGAAAATCTCTCACTCCTTCCTGGGGAGCGTGGGAAGAATCTGTACGACGTGTTGAACAAGACTCGAACTCCCATGGGTTCAAGGTTACTCAAGTGGGTCATCTTGCACCCGTTGAAAGACAGAATATCAATCGAAAAGCGACTCGATACGGTGGAAGTCTTTTACGAAGATTTCCTCTTGACCAACGAGGTCAGGGAATACCTAGATGGGGTTTACGATATCGAAAGGATCGTGAGCCGTCTTGAATACGACAACGCTAAGCCAAAGGATTTATTAAGTTTAAAGGTGACGTTAGAAATCGTTGGGCCGTTAAGAGAAGCGTTGATGACGAACGAAGGGCTGAGTGAACTTTTCACAAACTTGCCAGACCTGACTGAGGTAAGAGAGGAAATTGCGAGAACTATAGAAGAAAACATCGAAGGCGAGCTCGGTGAGGGGAAGATCGTAAGGCAGGGCGTTTCCAAAGAGTTGGACGAGTACCGCGAATTGTTGTACCATTCCGAGGAAAAACTGAGAGAATTCGAGGAAAAAGAACGGGTGAGAACCGGTATCCAGAAGCTGAAGGTGAGTTTCAACAACGTGTTTGGTTACTACATCGAAGTTCCAAAGGGCCAAGTAAAAAACGTTCCCGACTATTATACAAGAGTCCAAACTTTGGTTAACGCCGAGAGGTTTACCACTCCGGAACTCAAGGAGTTCGAGCAGAAAATTCTGGCTGCGAAAGAAAAGGTTGAGTTATTGGAGAAGCTCATTTTCAAACAGTTATGTGACAGGATAAAATCGCACGTGAATGAACTTAGAATTTTGGCTGAAACACTAAGTTGGATTGATCTTTACACAACGTTTGCTTACGTCGCAAAACAGTACGGTTACACAAGACCAGAGCTTTCGGACGACGAGTTTGTAATAGTTGCCGGACGACACCCGGTGGTTGAGCGCTTTGTCTCCGAGTTTGTACCTAACGACACGTACATGGATAAAAACGTTCGGATGTTCATCCTAACGGGTCCAAACATGAGCGGTAAGAGTACGTACATCCGGCAAGTGGGACTTATAGCACTCATGGCCCAGATTGGCTCGTTCGTCCCAGCAAAGGAAGCTAAGATACCGGTCTTTGATAGAATCTTCACGCGCATGGGTGCAAGGGACGATATATCCACAGGAAAGAGCACGTTCCTAACGGAGATGAACGAAGTTGCCCTAATCTTGAACAAGGCCACGGATCGGAGTCTTGTATTACTCGACGAGGTCGGTAGGGGAACAAGTACGTTCGACGGGATCAGCATCGCGTGGGCGATGAGTGAGTACATTTACAACGAAATCAAATGCAAGACAATTTTCGCGACGCACTTTACAGAACTTACAGAGCTGGCCTCCGTTTACAACGGAATAAAGAACTACACCGTTGAAGTGAAAGAAACCAAAGACGGTGTTATATTCCTCCACAAAGTCGTTGAAGGTGTGGCCGACAGGAGCTATGGAATAGAGGTTGCAGCAATTGCCGGACTACCTGAGAGCATAATCATAAGAGCAAAAGAAGTTCTTGATGTAATAGTTGAGAAGAGCGACATTGAGAAGAAGGTTGGTATATTGAAAGAAGGGCAGATGAAGAAGTTGAAAGCAAAAAAAGCTGTCCCGGAGGGACAGCTCAGGTTATTTTGA
- a CDS encoding deoxyribonuclease IV — protein MARVAKELIIGAHMPIGGGFERVPRETVEIGGNAFQIFPHNPRQWNAKLPDNEDVVHFIRGVKKFNLNPEFMLCHSGYLVNIASPKDDIWEKSVALLEIEMKICAKLGIKYLNIHPGSHLGEGEEAGIERIAKALNKVMKNEKSVHILLENVTMKGGNIGYNYEQMRKIIELCEYPERIGLTFDTCHGFDAGYDITTSEGIKKLLEEIDKTVGIERLKFIHLNDSKNELGSQKDRHENIGNGTIGLAGLKVLLSNEIISSLPLILETPGDNPEHAEDIAKVKLVWNEIYGKA, from the coding sequence GTGGCGAGAGTCGCTAAGGAGCTCATCATAGGTGCGCATATGCCAATAGGTGGCGGGTTCGAACGGGTACCGAGGGAAACCGTTGAAATTGGGGGGAATGCGTTTCAGATCTTCCCACACAACCCCCGTCAGTGGAACGCAAAGTTACCCGACAACGAGGATGTTGTTCACTTTATACGTGGTGTGAAGAAATTCAACTTAAATCCGGAGTTCATGTTGTGCCATTCAGGGTACTTGGTCAATATAGCCAGCCCGAAAGATGATATTTGGGAAAAGTCCGTGGCATTGCTGGAAATCGAGATGAAGATTTGCGCAAAGCTCGGCATAAAGTACCTTAACATTCATCCAGGAAGTCATCTTGGTGAAGGAGAGGAAGCTGGCATCGAGCGAATTGCAAAAGCGCTGAATAAAGTTATGAAAAACGAGAAAAGTGTTCACATACTCCTTGAAAACGTTACAATGAAAGGTGGAAACATAGGCTACAACTACGAGCAAATGCGGAAGATTATTGAACTGTGCGAATACCCGGAACGAATAGGCCTAACCTTTGACACGTGTCACGGATTCGACGCGGGTTATGATATAACAACCTCCGAGGGTATAAAGAAACTGCTGGAAGAGATAGATAAAACCGTGGGCATCGAAAGGTTGAAATTCATTCATTTGAACGATTCGAAAAACGAACTCGGTTCACAAAAGGACAGGCACGAAAATATCGGAAATGGAACCATAGGCCTTGCCGGTCTTAAAGTTTTACTTTCAAACGAAATTATATCCTCTCTCCCTCTCATACTCGAAACTCCGGGGGATAACCCGGAACACGCTGAGGATATTGCAAAGGTGAAGTTGGTTTGGAATGAAATCTATGGTAAAGCGTGA
- the lgt gene encoding prolipoprotein diacylglyceryl transferase: protein MKGPLVWGITLSIALLVGLALFFFLKNVFSGELVVRDYILQVGRFQLRWYSVCIATGIFTAYFLARRRLKNYPIKPEDLDEGIFWGILSGIFGARAYYVIFNWDYYSRNPSEIWKIWHGGLAIHGAIFAVLLMIFIYSKVKGYFTFFHATDLFTSVLPIGQAIGRWGNFFNYEAYGRPTNLPWKMYVPPDRRMPGFDNFEYFHPTFLYESLWNIGVFIFLYFYAEKKKTNYGETTALYLILYSIGRFGIESLRLDSLMAGGLRAAQVVSIILIIIGASWYAYLRGKAKRNVNNL, encoded by the coding sequence GTGAAGGGACCTTTAGTATGGGGAATTACACTGTCTATTGCACTTCTGGTGGGACTTGCTTTGTTTTTCTTTTTGAAGAACGTCTTTAGTGGTGAATTAGTGGTCAGGGATTACATCCTTCAGGTTGGACGTTTCCAGTTGAGGTGGTACAGTGTTTGCATAGCAACGGGAATATTTACGGCTTACTTCCTCGCACGGCGACGCCTAAAGAACTATCCTATCAAACCCGAAGACTTGGATGAAGGAATATTCTGGGGAATTTTGAGCGGCATTTTCGGTGCTCGAGCCTATTACGTTATCTTTAATTGGGACTATTACTCTCGAAACCCCTCGGAAATCTGGAAAATCTGGCACGGTGGTTTGGCCATACACGGAGCAATATTTGCCGTACTCCTTATGATATTCATTTACTCGAAGGTAAAAGGATACTTTACCTTTTTCCACGCAACGGATCTTTTCACAAGCGTTCTTCCCATAGGTCAAGCGATAGGTAGGTGGGGGAATTTCTTCAACTACGAAGCCTACGGTAGGCCGACGAATTTACCTTGGAAAATGTACGTCCCGCCTGATAGAAGGATGCCAGGTTTTGACAACTTCGAGTACTTCCACCCAACTTTTCTTTACGAAAGCCTTTGGAACATTGGAGTTTTTATCTTTCTCTATTTTTACGCAGAGAAGAAGAAAACGAACTACGGTGAAACTACGGCACTGTACCTTATACTGTACTCCATCGGTCGGTTTGGGATAGAATCACTGAGACTTGACAGCCTCATGGCCGGAGGTCTTAGAGCAGCGCAGGTAGTAAGTATTATTCTGATAATAATCGGTGCAAGCTGGTACGCGTACCTGAGGGGAAAGGCAAAAAGGAACGTGAATAACCTTTAG